The Deltaproteobacteria bacterium genome window below encodes:
- a CDS encoding DUF2157 domain-containing protein: MAKSKLDSKLMHWEKAGLIDAAQIEKIRAYEASLPESSWVLSSLLILGTLIVGIGVISLVASNWNQIPNFVKLSVNFLVLGAIGFRIYIADQQAKPILYDSLIFGLMMMVLASIGLISQIYHTGGKLYQAILFWSLAMGPLSFMSLRPIIAKLWLGGFLTAGLWGIVDSQSLKVFFDENIYALAFTTPLLCFAGTVVSRFISQILPGQSEPGVTVALRFWTAITGLSAIGVAETVGQISRYNDKTYGFGGFVLGYALLAVSIFGILRAGTYNRIQRNLMLMMLLAFSLPFHAVSIGVRNQFAYSGMTLATLAIAGVLVATLHDKKVFQWILGLMALRFLIFYFQAIGGLATTGFGLILSGGVVIGIGLLWNKYRTAIATWAEGFAR; encoded by the coding sequence ATGGCGAAATCAAAACTCGATTCAAAACTAATGCATTGGGAAAAAGCCGGCTTGATCGATGCGGCACAGATTGAAAAAATCCGCGCCTATGAGGCGAGCCTTCCAGAAAGTTCATGGGTTCTTAGCAGCCTGCTGATCCTTGGCACATTGATCGTCGGGATCGGCGTTATTTCACTGGTTGCTTCTAATTGGAATCAAATACCTAACTTCGTAAAACTATCTGTAAACTTCCTCGTCCTCGGAGCGATCGGCTTTCGAATTTATATCGCTGACCAACAGGCGAAACCGATATTGTACGACTCATTGATATTCGGTCTGATGATGATGGTTTTGGCATCCATCGGCCTAATCTCGCAGATTTATCACACCGGCGGGAAACTCTACCAGGCCATTCTGTTTTGGTCTCTGGCTATGGGGCCATTGTCGTTTATGTCTTTGCGCCCAATCATTGCAAAACTTTGGTTAGGCGGCTTTCTGACCGCAGGCCTTTGGGGAATTGTCGACTCGCAATCACTGAAGGTTTTCTTTGACGAAAACATTTATGCACTCGCGTTTACGACACCACTACTTTGCTTTGCGGGAACAGTGGTCTCTCGCTTCATTTCGCAAATTCTTCCGGGGCAATCGGAGCCTGGTGTAACAGTGGCGCTCCGCTTTTGGACCGCGATCACCGGCCTCAGCGCGATCGGAGTCGCCGAAACAGTTGGCCAAATTAGTCGGTACAATGACAAGACCTACGGATTCGGCGGATTTGTCCTCGGCTACGCTTTGCTGGCCGTTTCAATTTTCGGAATTTTGCGTGCCGGAACCTACAATCGCATTCAGAGAAACCTTATGCTGATGATGCTTCTCGCTTTTTCATTGCCATTTCACGCCGTATCAATTGGCGTTCGAAATCAATTCGCCTATTCCGGAATGACGTTAGCCACGCTCGCCATCGCCGGAGTGCTAGTAGCAACTTTGCACGACAAAAAAGTCTTTCAGTGGATTCTGGGACTAATGGCCCTCCGGTTTCTGATTTTTTACTTTCAAGCTATTGGCGGACTTGCGACGACGGGATTCGGTCTGATCCTCTCGGGCGGAGTAGTCATTGGAATTGGACTTCTCTGGAACAAGTATCGCACAGCGATCGCCACATGGGCCGAAGGATTTGCTAGATGA
- a CDS encoding GDYXXLXY domain-containing protein, whose amino-acid sequence MTLNRKKLLFAIAFPIVLLLGLTLQKHTLRQTGVKKVFPISGFDPRDLLSGHYLIYSVDYGIPDVCSVGSANWSKKTEAHICFDTGVFVNGPIRDSNCKVAIEGSCTGSRFVAGLERFYVPQEKALALEKLVQNRQASIVVSIGSRGEAQVTDLLIDGVPWQEALLAIPTPSPETSSAQ is encoded by the coding sequence ATGACGTTAAATCGGAAAAAACTATTGTTTGCTATAGCATTTCCCATCGTCTTGCTACTAGGACTCACCCTCCAAAAACATACATTGCGCCAGACTGGTGTAAAAAAAGTATTTCCTATTTCCGGATTCGACCCGCGCGACCTACTGTCGGGGCATTATCTGATTTACTCGGTCGACTATGGCATTCCAGATGTGTGCTCCGTAGGCAGTGCAAATTGGTCCAAAAAAACTGAAGCCCATATTTGTTTTGACACGGGTGTTTTCGTCAATGGTCCAATTCGCGATTCAAACTGCAAAGTCGCAATCGAGGGATCCTGCACCGGAAGCCGATTCGTTGCGGGCCTAGAACGTTTCTATGTTCCTCAAGAAAAGGCACTCGCATTAGAAAAACTGGTTCAAAATCGGCAAGCCAGTATTGTCGTTTCTATCGGTAGTCGCGGTGAAGCTCAAGTTACGGATCTCCTGATCGACGGCGTTCCGTGGCAAGAAGCCTTACTTGCGATCCCGACACCATCACCTGAAACTTCGAGCGCTCAATAG
- a CDS encoding TraM recognition domain-containing protein, with product MNFIETLKKYVGLVPSGGAVHIGRAKKFLRPAEWITEKELGHHIHIVGASGFGKTVLISHILRSRIESGHGCLFIDQKGDLETIQQFSKYVAAAGRTDDLKVFSLGAHDKSSSYNLLNNGSATELRDRIMGSLIWSEEFYKNQSAGFLLSLLIGLVWLRDNRSMKLDLSVILECVRSSDAIAEYSTQVPDDLEKVHFHFEEAHALLKSPEGAKSLQGLRVQLSSIVYSDFGDRVKAQPDAIDLFETVRKGKIAFMFLDTRRFGETARSIGRFIIQDLKSVSARIDSEVRASDRKPFTVIIDEFADLADEEFVGFLDRARSSRMGIVVAHQEISDLDRISPQFAARLMGNTATLFAFLQKRPESAELISGIAGTRTAWKETRQTESFAGISIDTGKRSSREVEEFNVHPNVVKSLGVGECVVVRKYPSARATRLTIGLPR from the coding sequence ATGAACTTCATCGAGACACTTAAAAAGTATGTTGGATTAGTCCCGTCTGGCGGAGCGGTTCATATTGGACGAGCAAAGAAATTTCTTCGCCCGGCGGAGTGGATCACCGAAAAGGAACTTGGTCATCACATCCACATTGTGGGGGCGAGTGGATTCGGGAAGACCGTATTGATCTCTCATATTTTGCGCTCGCGCATTGAATCTGGCCACGGATGTCTTTTCATCGATCAAAAAGGAGATCTTGAAACCATTCAGCAGTTTTCTAAGTATGTAGCGGCCGCAGGTCGCACGGATGACCTAAAAGTTTTCTCTTTGGGCGCGCACGACAAGTCTTCTAGCTACAATTTGTTGAACAATGGCTCTGCCACAGAACTCAGGGACCGAATTATGGGTTCTCTCATCTGGAGCGAAGAGTTTTACAAAAACCAGTCAGCTGGTTTCCTTCTATCTCTGCTAATTGGTCTTGTTTGGCTAAGAGATAATCGCTCAATGAAACTTGATCTCAGCGTCATCTTAGAATGCGTGCGGTCCTCTGACGCTATCGCAGAATATTCCACCCAAGTTCCTGACGACCTAGAAAAGGTTCATTTCCATTTTGAAGAGGCGCACGCACTTCTCAAAAGTCCGGAAGGCGCAAAATCCCTTCAAGGCTTACGCGTGCAGCTTAGCTCGATCGTCTATTCCGACTTTGGTGATCGCGTTAAAGCGCAGCCAGACGCCATCGATCTTTTCGAAACTGTCCGTAAAGGAAAGATCGCGTTTATGTTCTTAGACACCAGACGATTCGGCGAAACGGCTCGTTCGATCGGGAGGTTTATCATCCAAGATCTCAAATCCGTTTCAGCGAGGATTGATTCCGAAGTTCGAGCAAGCGACCGAAAGCCTTTCACCGTCATCATCGACGAGTTTGCCGATCTCGCGGACGAAGAATTCGTCGGCTTCCTCGATCGTGCCCGGAGCAGTCGCATGGGCATCGTCGTCGCCCACCAAGAGATTTCCGACCTTGATCGCATTTCTCCGCAGTTTGCAGCGAGACTAATGGGAAATACTGCAACCTTATTCGCGTTTCTACAAAAGCGGCCGGAGTCTGCTGAACTAATTTCTGGGATCGCAGGCACTCGCACCGCGTGGAAAGAAACTCGACAAACCGAATCCTTCGCAGGCATCTCGATTGACACCGGAAAGCGTAGCTCTCGCGAAGTCGAAGAATTCAATGTC
- a CDS encoding M23 family metallopeptidase, with protein sequence MTNRLFEKLRLRWKAVLTLLIIIVPMAFGRKTLIPVVGATTKSWNEKTFWYEPWGISGVHKGIDIFADKGVTAQAPVSGLTIYAGEIALGGKVVLLLGGSWRLHYLAHLDRIDVSLFQTVIQGSPLGLVGDTGNAKGKPPHVHYSIVTLVPYPHLIDQSTQGWKKIAYLNPDEILRSSLD encoded by the coding sequence ATGACGAATAGGTTGTTCGAGAAGTTACGACTCCGTTGGAAAGCCGTACTCACTCTTTTGATTATTATTGTCCCTATGGCGTTTGGGCGAAAGACATTGATCCCGGTGGTTGGTGCGACGACGAAGTCTTGGAACGAAAAAACATTTTGGTATGAGCCGTGGGGTATATCTGGGGTTCATAAAGGTATCGATATATTTGCAGACAAAGGAGTGACCGCTCAGGCGCCTGTGTCTGGTCTGACCATTTATGCCGGAGAGATCGCGTTGGGCGGAAAAGTTGTTTTGCTTCTCGGGGGAAGCTGGCGTCTGCACTATCTTGCCCATTTAGATAGGATCGATGTTTCGCTATTCCAGACTGTCATCCAAGGAAGTCCACTGGGCCTCGTGGGCGACACTGGCAATGCGAAAGGAAAGCCGCCCCATGTTCACTATTCGATTGTCACTTTAGTGCCGTATCCTCATCTGATCGATCAATCGACACAGGGCTGGAAAAAGATTGCCTATCTTAATCCGGATGAAATTTTGCGTTCAAGTTTGGACTGA
- a CDS encoding NAD-dependent epimerase/dehydratase family protein codes for MKVLVIGGTQFIGRHVVTQLLAQNHDVTLFNRGKTGPEVFPQLNRILGDREQDDLLQISELRQNWDAVIDLCAYFPKSLLRLLETLKGRSGLYVQCSTISVYKSSININPSRILSENSELFECTESEAVDASMMTYGPRKAECERVARSQQYEGIPTVIIRPSVVYGEHDHTDRFAYWIWRATRNRKFILPEAGLTTVQKTYAPDLAQAFVSALTRPQAVGHAFNVADLFPLSLGSSLGIIGETAGVNSLANAISVSAEELQRLGVGPWSDLPLWIPSTNFLVDTYLARHYLEFVSTPPEIALKDATEAFLRLKRTPKIGLSEEAETRLIEKLSPNLNAKFHPD; via the coding sequence ATGAAAGTTCTTGTTATCGGTGGAACACAGTTCATCGGTCGACACGTCGTCACTCAGCTGCTTGCACAGAATCACGACGTAACACTTTTTAATCGCGGAAAAACGGGTCCAGAAGTCTTCCCTCAACTCAACCGCATCCTCGGAGATCGCGAACAAGATGACCTACTGCAGATCTCAGAACTTAGGCAGAACTGGGATGCCGTCATTGACCTCTGCGCCTACTTTCCGAAGTCGCTACTTAGATTATTGGAAACATTAAAAGGTCGGTCTGGACTCTATGTTCAGTGCAGCACTATTAGCGTTTACAAATCCTCGATCAACATAAATCCATCACGAATTCTGTCCGAAAATTCCGAACTTTTTGAATGCACCGAAAGCGAAGCGGTAGACGCTTCGATGATGACCTACGGCCCGCGAAAAGCCGAATGCGAACGCGTTGCCAGGAGTCAACAATACGAAGGAATTCCCACCGTCATTATTCGACCAAGCGTGGTGTATGGTGAACATGATCACACGGATCGTTTTGCTTATTGGATTTGGCGTGCGACCAGAAATAGAAAATTCATTCTACCGGAAGCTGGTCTGACAACAGTTCAAAAGACCTATGCACCAGATTTGGCGCAAGCTTTTGTTAGTGCATTAACGAGGCCTCAAGCCGTAGGCCACGCTTTTAATGTCGCCGACTTGTTTCCGCTCAGTCTCGGAAGTTCTTTAGGAATTATCGGCGAAACAGCGGGAGTTAATTCACTGGCTAATGCGATTTCGGTCAGTGCCGAAGAGCTCCAGCGTTTGGGGGTTGGGCCTTGGTCGGACTTACCTTTATGGATTCCAAGCACTAACTTTCTCGTCGACACCTACCTCGCACGCCACTATCTCGAATTTGTGAGCACCCCGCCAGAGATCGCTTTAAAGGATGCCACTGAGGCTTTTTTGCGACTCAAGCGAACTCCCAAGATTGGCCTAAGCGAGGAAGCTGAGACAAGGCTAATAGAAAAACTCAGTCCAAACTTGAACGCAAAATTTCATCCGGATTAA